The Cuculus canorus isolate bCucCan1 chromosome 36, bCucCan1.pri, whole genome shotgun sequence genome includes a window with the following:
- the TMEM107 gene encoding transmembrane protein 107 isoform X1 — translation MGLYGSLWVPLCPYGSLWPSVALCGSLCVSMGPYGSLCVPLCPYGSLLVSMALYGPLWTSVALYGSLWVPMALYGPLWVPLCPSGSLWVPMALYGSLWVPLCLYGPLWVPMGPYVSLYGSLCVPMGPYGSLYGPLWVPMSLYGSLWVSMGPYGSLYGSLWPPMGPSMGLSGSVPPLPQAMPPPSLVPLRFLALTAHLVLLLAAAVAADPHVRASLPPDFTPEEFAHAQRLLWVALGVAVGLLGVELIGFFGGVSTFHVGQGLLSVLCHTGAALSLSLAWSEGGGLRGSTAVLGLGSLPPALTEALLMVSLLCWKRKGL, via the exons atgggtctctatgggtcactatgggtccctctgtgtccctatgggtccctatggccCTCTGTGGCTCTCTGTGGGTCCCTCtgtgtctctatgggtccctatggctctctatgtgtccctctgtgtccctatgggtccctattggtctctatggctctctatggaCCTCTATGGACCTCTGTGGccctctatgggtccctatgggtccctatggccCTCTATGGCCCTCTATGGGTCCCTCTGTGTCCCtctgggtctctatgggtccctatggccctctatgggtccctatgggtccctctGTGTCTCTATGGccctctatgggtccctatgggtccctatgtgTCCCTCTATGGGTCCCTCtgtgtccctatgggtccctatgggtccctctATGGCcctctgtgggtccctatgagtctctatgggtccctatgggtctctatgggtccctatgggtccctctATGGGTCCCTCTGGCCCCCTATGGGTCCCTCCATGGGTCTCTCTGGGTCTGTGCCCCCTCTCCCGCAGGCGATGCCCCCCCCCTCGCTGGTGCCGCTGCGGTTCTTGGCTCTGACGGCGCATTTGGTGTTGCTGCTcgcggcggcggtggcggcg GACCCCCACGTCCGAGCGTCGCTGCCCCCCGACTTCACGCCCGAGGAGTTCGCCCATGCGCAGCGCCT gcTGTGGGTCGCGCTGGGGGTCGccgtggggctgctgggggtcGAACTGATCGGCTTCTTCGGGGGGGTCTCCACGTTCcatgtggggcaggggctgctct CGGTGCTGTGTCACACGGGGGCGGCTCTGAGCCTGAGCCTGGCCTGGAGCGaggggggggggctgcgggggagCACCGCCGTCCTGGGGCTGGGCAG cctCCCCCCCGCCCTCACCGAGGCGCTGCTCATggtctctctgctctgctggaagCGAAAAGGCCTCTGA
- the TMEM107 gene encoding transmembrane protein 107 isoform X2, with the protein MPPPSLVPLRFLALTAHLVLLLAAAVAADPHVRASLPPDFTPEEFAHAQRLLWVALGVAVGLLGVELIGFFGGVSTFHVGQGLLSVLCHTGAALSLSLAWSEGGGLRGSTAVLGLGSLPPALTEALLMVSLLCWKRKGL; encoded by the exons ATGCCCCCCCCCTCGCTGGTGCCGCTGCGGTTCTTGGCTCTGACGGCGCATTTGGTGTTGCTGCTcgcggcggcggtggcggcg GACCCCCACGTCCGAGCGTCGCTGCCCCCCGACTTCACGCCCGAGGAGTTCGCCCATGCGCAGCGCCT gcTGTGGGTCGCGCTGGGGGTCGccgtggggctgctgggggtcGAACTGATCGGCTTCTTCGGGGGGGTCTCCACGTTCcatgtggggcaggggctgctct CGGTGCTGTGTCACACGGGGGCGGCTCTGAGCCTGAGCCTGGCCTGGAGCGaggggggggggctgcgggggagCACCGCCGTCCTGGGGCTGGGCAG cctCCCCCCCGCCCTCACCGAGGCGCTGCTCATggtctctctgctctgctggaagCGAAAAGGCCTCTGA
- the LOC128850007 gene encoding uncharacterized protein LOC128850007 — MLWKQSAGTYRENPSKVARVLKMILKTPNPDWDDILVLLDTLMDCTEKEMVLRTARERLREDSRQGIVTGTVDQNFPTEDPMWDYNTARGMGNLRRYQEWIVVGVQNAMPKPINWSKVYNVRQEKTESPSAFLERLKEVARKYTDLDAETEQAKVQLALIFLGQSQDDIRKKLQKREGAELRDPNGLLETAWKVYNDRERESSQRQQRHLLAVMQGRGQHNPAGRGRGRGSVRGRGRGAGFNCLPNDLGPRLNRLGINQCAYCKQEGHWKNACPYRMRQSLQPGNPFGNTEVAKAMVLGDYENQS, encoded by the coding sequence ATGCTCTGGAAACAATCTGCTGGAACTTATCGGGAGAACCCGAGTAAAGTGGCACGAGTTCtaaagatgattctgaaaacCCCGAATCCTGATTGGGATGATATACTGGTGTTACTGGACACCCTAATGGactgcacagagaaggaaatggtgttgagaACTGCCCGCGAGCGACTTAGAGAAGACAGTAGGCAGGGGATTGTCACAGGGACAGTTGATCAGAATTTTCCGACTGAAGATCCCATGTGGGATTATAATACCGCgagaggaatgggaaatctGAGGAGATACCAGGAGTGGATAGTTGTTGGAGTACAAAATGCTATGCCAAAACCAATCAATTGGTCAAAAGTGTATAatgtcaggcaagagaaaacagaatccccGTCTGCGTTTTTGGAGCGGCTTAAAGAGGTGGCgaggaaatacacagatttagacgcagaaacagagcaagctaaGGTGCAGCTGGCCCTGATTTTCTTAGGGCAGTCGCAGGATgatatcagaaagaaactgcagaaacgGGAGGGCGCGGAGCTGCGTGATCCGAATGGGCTCTTAGAGACTGCTTGGAAAGTGTACAATGACCGCGAGAGGGAGAGTTCTCAAAGGCAACAGCGACATCTGCTGGCGGTGATGCAGGGCAGAGGCCAGCACAACCCTGCCGGTCGAGGTAGAGGAAGAGGCTCGGTGCGCGGACGGGGAAGGGGGGCTGGATTTAATTGCTTGCCTAATGACTTAGGACCAAGGCTGAATAGATTAGGCATTAACCAATGTGCATATTGCAAGCAGGAGGGACATTGGAAGAATGCGTGCCCGTACAGAATGAGGCAGAGTTTGCAGCCGGGAAACCCATTTGGAAACACCGAAGTAGCCAAGGCAATGGTTTTGGGAGACTATGAGAATCAGAGCTGA
- the LOC128849974 gene encoding aurora kinase C-like, whose protein sequence is MSQKENVNPKCGALTPPGHRKDPPKSESPPKGGAVTLPGTGRVPLESCAPPAPPLQPRTFSLEDFEVGRPLGKGKFGNVYLARERSTKFLVALKVLFKSQVEKEGVEHQLRREIEIQAHLRHPNILRLYNYFHDRRRVFLILEFAPRGELYKELQRCRRLDTPRTATLMEELADALLYCHERKVIHRDIKPENLLLGFKGELKIADFGWSVHAPSLRRRTLCGTLDYLPPEMVEGMAHDEKVDLWCVGVLCFELLVGHPPFESPSHAETYQRITKVDLHFPPFVPDGARDLISRLLRRSPSERLPLADVLQHPWVRAHSRRVLPPTYVPPQP, encoded by the exons aTGTCACAGAAAGAGAACGTGAACCCCAAG TGTGGGGCGCTGACCCCCCCGGGGCACCGtaaggacccccccaaatcagAGAGCCCCCCGAAAGGGGGAGCCGTGACCCTGccag gtaCGGGCCGTGTCCCCCTGGAGAGCtgcgccccccccgcccctcccctgCAGCC GCGCACTTTCTCGCTGGAGGATTTCGAGGTGGGGCGGCCGCTGGGGAAGGGCAAATTCGGGAATGTGTACCTGGCGCGGGAGCGCAGCACCAAGTTCCTGGTGGCCCTCAAGGTGCTCTTCAAGAGCCaagtggagaaggagggagTGGAGCACCAGCTGCGGCGCGAGATCGAGATCCAGGCCCACCTCcg gcACCCCAACATCCTCCGCCTCTACAATTACTTCCACGACCGCCGCCGCGTTTTCCTCATCCTCGAGTTCGCGCCTCGGGGGGAGCTTTACAAAGAGCTGCAGCGCTGCCGCCGCCTCGATACCCCCCGAACCGCCACG CTGATGGAGGAGCTGGCGGACGCTTTGCTCTATTGCCACGAGCGCAAAGTCATCCATCGCGACATCAAACCCGAGAACCTCCTGTTGGGCTTTAAGGGAGAGCTGAAAATCGCCGACTTCGGGTGGTCCGTGCACGCCCCCTCCCTGCG GCGCCGGACACTGTGTGGGACGTTGGATTATTTGCCCCCCGAGATGGTGGAGGGAATGGCGCACGACGAGAAGGTGGATCTGTGGTGCGTGGGGGTGTTGTGCTTTGAGCTCCTCGTGGGACACCCCCCGTTCGAGAGCCCCTCCCACGCCGAGACCTATCAGCGCATCACCAAG GTCGatctccatttcccccccttcGTGCCGGACGGCGCCCGCGATCTCATCTCGCGCCTCCTTCGCCGCAGCCCCTCTGAGCGCCTCCCGCTCGCCGACGTCctgcagcacccatgggtgcgCGCCCACTCCCGACGGGTGCTGCCCCCCACCTACGTCCCCCCGCAGCCCtga
- the VAMP2 gene encoding vesicle-associated membrane protein 2 yields MSAPSAPAPPPSAEGGPPAPPPNLTSNRRLQQTQAQVDEVVDIMRVNVDKVLERDQKLSELDDRADALQAGASQFETSAAKLKRKYWWKNLKMMIILGVICAIVLIIIIVYLTT; encoded by the exons AT GTCGGCGCCCTCggcccccgcgccccccccctCGGCAGAGGGCGGCCCCCCTGCGCCCCCCCCCAACCTCACCAGCAACCGGCGGCTGCAGCAGACCCAGGCGCAAGTCGATGAG GTGGTGGACATCATGCGGGTGAACGTGGATAAGGTGCTGGAGCGAGACCAGAAGCTGTCGGAGTTGGACGACCGGGCTGACGCGCTCCAGGCCGGCGCCTCCCAGTTCGAGACCAGCGCCGCCAAACTCAAGCGCAAGTACTGGTGGAAGAACCTCAAG ATGATGATCATTCTGGGGGTGATCTGCGCCATCgtcctcatcatcatcatcg tGTACCTCACCACCTAA